The uncultured Paludibaculum sp. sequence AACGTCCCACCGGCCAGGTAGCCCCTGTCCTGCCAGGTCGGGCTTACCGAATCCACGCCAAACTGCAACAGCCCGCTCAACTTGGGGTACAGGTTCGACATTGCGATTCTCGACTCCGCCTGGAATCCATGCAATTGCGCGTCGTACAGCTTGAACTCCGGCCGCCGCATGTAGGCCGCATCCGCCGGACCGCCATTCTCCGGCGCAGGCAGGGGATCGTCCAGGACATCCGCCAGAGGAAGTGGAGCCGACACATCCTGCGTCCAGAACGAAGCCAGCTCCTGATTGGCCAGACGCGCTGCCAGCTGCGCGGTGTCCGCAGCCTGTCTCAGGAACGCCGTCTGCGCGGAGGCCTTCACCACATCCGCGCGAGCCGCCTCCCCGCCCTTCCACAGCAGATTCACCTTCTGTTCAAAGGCCTCACTCTCCCCCAGCGACGTCTTCAGCGCCGTCTCGATATGCCGCGCCAGCAGGGTCCGGTAGTAGGAGTCTGAAACCGCCTTCCGCAGATCGCGCTCCGCCACGGCCACCGAGGCCGAAGCAGCATCCTGCGTAGCTCTCGCGCGGGCGAGATCTGCCCGCAGCCGGCCCGAGGTATCGATCTCTTGGATCACATTGACGAGTGCTGTGAATTCGCGCACGCCGTTCAGCGCCACGAAGCTCATGGTCGAGCGGTCCAGCCGGCTCGGGCTGTTGTACACATAGCTCGACGTGATCTCCGACTGAGGCAGCAGGCCCGCGCGCGCCTGCCGCACTTCCAGCGAGGCGATGTCGCGCTCTTTCCGTGCCACGCTGGCTGCCGACGGCGCCGCTAGTGCTTTATGGATGCAATCCGAGAGGGTGAGCGGCGCGGGCACGGCAGTCTGAGGCTGCCCCCAGAGCGTCATGGACCCAGCCAGCACGATCGCCAGCGTTGTCCGTTCGTAGCGAGGAAAGGTCACGTTGTGCGCTTCGCAACACTACGTTATCCCGCCCTGCCGCCGAAGAACAAGGCGACGGAGCGGATCAGTCCTAAAGACGGCCTATTCGCTGCTCAAGGGAGGCGGAGGAACAACGGGCGGTTTCGGCAGGTCATCCGTATTGGGCTCCAGTTCGAGCTCCTCGAAGAGAACCGGCGGTGCGACCACCGAGCAGCCAACCACAAAATTGCCGGCACCCATCAGGGCCATGGGGGCGCCATTCTCGATGTAGTCGAACTGATACTCCTCGTTGCCGGCAGCCAGGATGTCACGGAAGGTTCGTGTGCCTAAGGCGCGGAACCGCATACCGCGAATCAGCTCCTCGCGCCCGTCGGGGAAGACCTTGAAGATCATCGACGGGGTGGAGATGGGGCGGCCACCGGCTCCTGACCGGCTGGCGCGCATAATTGTGCGACGCAGCTCGTCGGCCGAGCCCGCGGAGGGAAAGTCCATCCGCTTCACCAGAATCCCATAGGGCTTGCTCTGCGTCTTGACGAGCTCAAGGAGGCGACTCTTCAGTTCCGCGTCGCTCTCGCTCTTCGACACTTTGACAAAGAGGTTCGAGGGCCGGGCGGTCTTCGCCCCGAATCCACCCGGCAGGCGGGCATGGCCATTCGACCGGGTCAGACCACGAACGGGTGTTCTAGTCGTCAACAGCGTCTTGAGGATGCCCTTTTCCACCAGATTCACCGGCTCAGGAGCCACGCCCTCCAGATCGGACACATAATGCCCAACCAAGGGACGTTTCTTATACTCGCGGAGGGTCGCGTCGTCGACCATGTCCATCCACTCCGGCAACACCTTCGAACCCAGTCGGCTCTCCAACTCGGTGGCGGCCATTGGGAACGAGCGGCCGGGTTCGGTCACCGGCCTGCGTTGCGGGCAAAGCTGGAAGCTGAACACCTCGGCGAACAATTGCGCAGCCGCCGAGCCCGAGAACAGGACGGGCCCGGTGTAGGATTCGCCCACAGGAGCCGCCGCAATCGCGGTCAAGTCCTGAGCGACCTCCTCGGCCACCGACTTCAGTTCCGCGTCGGCCGGCAGTTTGGCCGGGTCCAGCGCAGTGAGACTGCGGCCGGTATAGAGGGCCATGCCGTCCGCGCTTTGCTGCGAGGCACGCACTCGAAGATAGGTGATGGA is a genomic window containing:
- a CDS encoding metallopeptidase TldD-related protein, which gives rise to MMTRRGWLWTGFTAASRLLVPSTSAQDRPATGENDPAWIAHQAKLHAAAAGDPILRAILAELFRVKTLRTMGEAVYYADVAVDDADSFNVSATLGSLYEPNRAKIRPMRVQVRVGTPQLDNCNSIFADYYSGTRYDDGSLPLDNDQVALRTQIWLILDRMYKTASEAIGRKKAALRGVTVADPLNDFWPAPRIALFEEPRRIKVSEEVWNGRVKALSAVFLKYPGITSSTVEFEVSQGNTYLVNTEATAVRANDSITYLRVRASQQSADGMALYTGRSLTALDPAKLPADAELKSVAEEVAQDLTAIAAAPVGESYTGPVLFSGSAAAQLFAEVFSFQLCPQRRPVTEPGRSFPMAATELESRLGSKVLPEWMDMVDDATLREYKKRPLVGHYVSDLEGVAPEPVNLVEKGILKTLLTTRTPVRGLTRSNGHARLPGGFGAKTARPSNLFVKVSKSESDAELKSRLLELVKTQSKPYGILVKRMDFPSAGSADELRRTIMRASRSGAGGRPISTPSMIFKVFPDGREELIRGMRFRALGTRTFRDILAAGNEEYQFDYIENGAPMALMGAGNFVVGCSVVAPPVLFEELELEPNTDDLPKPPVVPPPPLSSE
- a CDS encoding TolC family protein encodes the protein MTFPRYERTTLAIVLAGSMTLWGQPQTAVPAPLTLSDCIHKALAAPSAASVARKERDIASLEVRQARAGLLPQSEITSSYVYNSPSRLDRSTMSFVALNGVREFTALVNVIQEIDTSGRLRADLARARATQDAASASVAVAERDLRKAVSDSYYRTLLARHIETALKTSLGESEAFEQKVNLLWKGGEAARADVVKASAQTAFLRQAADTAQLAARLANQELASFWTQDVSAPLPLADVLDDPLPAPENGGPADAAYMRRPEFKLYDAQLHGFQAESRIAMSNLYPKLSGLLQFGVDSVSPTWQDRGYLAGGTLTIPVFDWFRSLSLARQFQARAAQVQDSRSQAQRVFSAEYESAMLRVKQMFGQVEMTRNQVTLSEEDLKLSRVRYEGGEGAALDVVTAQNQLAQARTNYYSAIAAYLTARLELEVAAGR